TGGCCGCGCCCCAGCCGCGCGCCGCGACCGCTTCGGCGAGCCGGCGCTCCTCCACCGGGAGGTCGGCGTTGGCCAGGCAGGCCGAGACCCGGGCCGCGCGCGGCACTTCGGGCAGCCCGGCGGCCGCGGCGGCCTTGGCGACGGCCTCCCCGAGCACGTCCACGGCAGCCTCCACGCCCACCCGGGGCGGCTGGAAGCCCCCGGAGCGCCCGGTGCCGAGGACCGTGCCGTCCGCGGCGACCAGGGCGGCGTCCGTCTTGCTGTTGCCCGCGTCGATCGCGAGGACGGCGGCCACGGCTACGCCCACGGCAGGTGCTCCTTGTTGTGCGCGAGCAGCCGGTCGGTCAGTCCCTCGGCCAGGTCGTACTGCCCGACGAGGGGGTGCGCGAGGAGGGCCTTGAAGACCCGCTCGCGCCCGCCGCGCAGGGCGGCGTCCAGCGCGAGGTCCTCGTACGCGCTCACGTGCGCGACCAGCCCGGCGTACAGGGGGTCCAGCCGGGGCGCGGGCAGCGTCACCGGGCCGGCGGCGTCGACGCGTGCCTGCACCTCGATCACGGCGTCGTCCGCGAGGAAGGGCAGGGTCCCGTCGTTGCGGGTGTTGACCACTTGCACGGACGGCCCGCCGCCGCCCAGCAGGGCCGCCGCCAGGTCCACGGCGGCCTCGGAGTAGAAGGCCCCGCCCCGCTTGGCGAGCAGTGCGGGCTTCTCGTCGAGCGCGGGATCCCCGTACAGGGCGAGGAGTTCGCGCTCCATCGCGGCGACCTCGGCGGCCCGCGAGGGCTTCCCGCCGAGCTCGCGGACCACCTCGTCGTGGGCGTAGAAGTAGCGCAGGTAGTACGAGGGCACCGCGCCGAGCCGGTCCAGGAGGGCGCGCGGCAGGTGCAGGTCGGCGGCGACGGCGTCGCCGTGCTCGGCCAGCAGCCGGGGCAGGACGTCGGCGCCGTCCGGGCCGCCGAGCCGGACGCCCAGTTCCCAGGTCAGGTGGTTGAGGCCGACGTGGTCGAGGTGGACCTCGGCGGGCGCCACGTCCAGCAGCGCCGCGAACTTGCGCTGGAAGCCGATCGCGACGTTGCACAGCCCGACCGCCTTGTGCCCGGCCCCGAGCAGGGCGCGGGTGACGATCCCGACCGGGTTGGTGAAGTCGATGATCCAGGCGTCCGGGGCGGCCCGGCGGACCCGCTCGGCGATGTCCAGGACCACCGGGACGGTGCGCAGGGCCTTGGCGAGCCCGCCCGCGCCGGTGGTCTCCTGCCCGACGCAGCCGCACTCCAGCGGCCAGGTCTCGTCCTGGAGCCGGGCCGCCTGCCCGCCGATGCGCAGCTGGAGCAGGACCGCGTCGGCGCCGGCCACCCCCGCGTCCAGGTCGGAGGTGGTGGTGACGAGCCCGGGGTGGCCCTGGCGGGCGAGGATCCGCCGGGCCAGGCCGCCGATCAGCTCCAGCCGTTCGGCGGCGGGGTCGATCAGTACGAGTTCGTCGACGGGCAGGGTGTCGCGCAGCCGTGCGAAGCCGTCGACCAGTTCGGGGGTGTAGGTGGAACCACCGCCCACCACTGCGAGTTTCATCGGGATCAGCCTTTCACTCCGGTCAGGGTGACTCCCTCGACGAACGCCTTCTGGGCGAAGAAGAAGAGGAGGATCACCGGGGCCATGACGAGCACCGTCGCCGCCATGGTCAGGTTCCAGTCGGTGTGGTGTGCGCTCTTGAAGGACTCCAGGCCGTAGCTGAGGGTCCAGGCGGCCGGGTTGTCGGAGGCGTAGATCTGGGGGCCGAAGTAGTCGTTCCAGGCGGAGAAGAACTGGAAGAGGGCGACGGCCGCGATGCCCGGCTTGGCCATGGGCAGGACGACGCGCAGCAGGGTGCGCACCTCTCCGCAGCCGTCGACGCGGGCCGCGTCCAGGTATTCGCCGGGGATGGTCAGCAGGAACTGGCGGAGCAGGAAGATGGAGAAGGCGTCGCCGAAGGCCATCGGGACGATCAGCGGCCACAGGGTGCCGGACAGGTCGAGATGCTTCGCCCAGAAGAGGTACATGGGGATGACGACCACCTGCGGCGGCAGCATCATCATGGCGATCACCAGCAGCAGGGCGAGCCGCCGCCCGCGGAAGCGGAACCTGGCGAGGGCGTAGGCGACGGGCACCGAGGACACCACGGTCAGCAGGGTGCCGAGCCCGGCGTACAGGAGGGTGTTGCGCCACCAGGTCAGGAAGCCGGGGGTGTTCCAGACCTTCGTGTAGTTGCCCCACTCCCAGGTGCGCGGCCACAGCTCGCGGGTCAGCGCCTGCTGGTCGCTCATCAGGGAGGTGAGGAGGAGGAAGACGAAGGGCAGGACGAAGAACAGGGCGGCGGCCACGGCGAGGGAGTGCACCGCGATCCAGTGCAGGACGGCCTTGCGCCCGTGCGCGCTCATTCGCCGGCTCCGGTCAGTCCGCCGCGCCGTCGCATCAGGAGGGCGGTGAAGGCCATGGAGAGGGCGAAGAGCACCAGGGCGAGGACGCTGGCGCTGCCGTAGTCGAAGCGCTGGAAGCCGAGGTGGTAGACGGCCTGGGGCAGGGTCAGCGTGGACTTGTCGGGGTAGCCGGGTTCGGGCTGTTGTCCGGAGCCGCCGATGATCCCGGAGGCCACCTTCCCGGCGACGAGCGGCTGCGTGTAGTACTGCATGGCCTGGATGACGCCGGTGACCACGGCGAACAGGATGATCGGGGAGATGTTCGGCAGGGTGATGTGGCGGAAGCGGGCCCAGGCCCCGGCCCCGTCCAGCTGGGCGGCCTCGTACTGCTCCTTCGGTACGTCGAGCAGCGCGGCCATGAAGATCACCATCAGGTCGCCGGCCCCCCACACCGCGAGGGCGGTGAGCGCGGGCTTGGACCAGTCGGCGTCGGTGAACCAGCCGGGCGAGGGCAGCCCGGCTGCGTCCAGCAGGGTGTTGACCGGGCCCGTGCCGGGGTTGAGCAGGAAGACGAAGGCGAGGGTC
The Streptomyces sp. NBC_00091 genome window above contains:
- a CDS encoding 6-phospho-beta-glucosidase; this translates as MKLAVVGGGSTYTPELVDGFARLRDTLPVDELVLIDPAAERLELIGGLARRILARQGHPGLVTTTSDLDAGVAGADAVLLQLRIGGQAARLQDETWPLECGCVGQETTGAGGLAKALRTVPVVLDIAERVRRAAPDAWIIDFTNPVGIVTRALLGAGHKAVGLCNVAIGFQRKFAALLDVAPAEVHLDHVGLNHLTWELGVRLGGPDGADVLPRLLAEHGDAVAADLHLPRALLDRLGAVPSYYLRYFYAHDEVVRELGGKPSRAAEVAAMERELLALYGDPALDEKPALLAKRGGAFYSEAAVDLAAALLGGGGPSVQVVNTRNDGTLPFLADDAVIEVQARVDAAGPVTLPAPRLDPLYAGLVAHVSAYEDLALDAALRGGRERVFKALLAHPLVGQYDLAEGLTDRLLAHNKEHLPWA
- a CDS encoding carbohydrate ABC transporter permease; the encoded protein is MSAHGRKAVLHWIAVHSLAVAAALFFVLPFVFLLLTSLMSDQQALTRELWPRTWEWGNYTKVWNTPGFLTWWRNTLLYAGLGTLLTVVSSVPVAYALARFRFRGRRLALLLVIAMMMLPPQVVVIPMYLFWAKHLDLSGTLWPLIVPMAFGDAFSIFLLRQFLLTIPGEYLDAARVDGCGEVRTLLRVVLPMAKPGIAAVALFQFFSAWNDYFGPQIYASDNPAAWTLSYGLESFKSAHHTDWNLTMAATVLVMAPVILLFFFAQKAFVEGVTLTGVKG
- a CDS encoding carbohydrate ABC transporter permease, coding for MTTNTTALRAKHRRSALRTLAFMSPWLIGFAVFFAYPLLNTVYFSFTKYDGFRPPVFNGLANWSYVFTDYPLFWPAMRNTLWLVVVMVGCRVVFGLGIGLLAIRIKTGAGLFRTLFYLPYLAPPVAATLAFVFLLNPGTGPVNTLLDAAGLPSPGWFTDADWSKPALTALAVWGAGDLMVIFMAALLDVPKEQYEAAQLDGAGAWARFRHITLPNISPIILFAVVTGVIQAMQYYTQPLVAGKVASGIIGGSGQQPEPGYPDKSTLTLPQAVYHLGFQRFDYGSASVLALVLFALSMAFTALLMRRRGGLTGAGE